Proteins co-encoded in one Anabas testudineus chromosome 8, fAnaTes1.2, whole genome shotgun sequence genomic window:
- the LOC113152069 gene encoding tubulin epsilon and delta complex protein 2: protein MSLLSVVEEAIKSYKAEQAKINDSIQLYREILQTLTPQLKACSEEPECADNSATDTNISPGKTEDLALLERALEKALHVRTASRVSEKDPKRNKHPGPQKEAGATSVLFKDVTQSSAPYKGSQTTIRSTSKSKASLDRKCHKRPGSSTLGSRPSASYNPGQSKTINNRNRIQNHSVSSVGAVYHQTARKSQLDGSTHASLTRIPTLQSKNATVRSNSDDDLEKADTASSPSNDTVPYSHIREWAHSVPQQNGTLPEQAAKWKSLRTKENRLWDKVISLQRKSMPGNSHFMERMRAMFPKDWPCGSPDQIRVLVDRLTHQSYDLTHHCQTKELLAKHIPEVATELGGKDSKYDCSATLERLQMTPAELQGCADQVKEEWEAWDRWKPEGGCLCPTGANGLTGDEVIAPLPLTITYTTEAELRELENLRMRVALLLQEIYLEQALLDTLSPLLSCVLPGPGCPEPSVLRDVYSLLGEGGECFPSTVLDSELD from the exons ATGTCCCTGCTGTCCGTGGTAGAGGAAGCTATAAAGTCATACAAAGCCGAGCAAGCCAAGATTAATGACAGTATTCAACTCTACAGAGAAATACTACAAACGTT aacaCCACAACTGAAAGCCTGCTCTGAAGAACCAGAATGTGCAGATAATTCTGCAACAG ACACAAATATCTCACCCGGGAAGACAGAAGATTTAGCATTGCTTGAGCGAGCACTGGAGAAAGCTCTTCACGTCCGCACTGCTTCAAGAGTTTCTGAAAAAGACCCCAAAAGAAACAAGCATCCTGGACCTCAAAAGGAAGCCGGGGCTACAAGTGTCCTCTTCAAAGATGTAACCCAGTCTTCTGCACCATATAAGGGGAGTCAAACAACCATCAGATCTACCTCTAAATCTAAAGCCAGTCTTGACAGAAAATGTCATAAAAGGCCTGGGTCATCTACACTAGGATCAAGACCTTCTGCTAGCTACAACCCAGGACAGTCCAAAAccataaataatagaaacagaATCCAAAATCATTCAGTCTCATCAGTTGGAGCTGTATACCACCAGACAGCCAGGAAATCCCAGTTGGATGGTTCAACCCATGCCTCTCTTACTCGCATCCCAACATTACAGTCTAAAAATGCAACTGTGCGTAGTAACAGTGATGATGACCTGGAAAAAGCTGACACTGCTTCCAGTCCTTCCAATGATACAGTGCCTTATTCACACATAAGAGAGTGGGCTCACAGTGTGCCTCAACAAAATGG gACACTACCTGAGCAGGCAGCAAAATGGAAATCTCTAAGAACAAAGGAAAACAG GTTGTGGGATAAAGTCATTTCCCTACAAAGGAAATCTATGCCTGGGAACAGTCACTTCATGGAGAGAATGAGAGCTATG TTCCCTAAGGATTGGCCATGTGGTAGTCCAGATCAGATCAGGGTTCTGGTCGACCGGCTGACTCATCAAAGCTATGACCTCACCCACCACTGCCAGACAAAAGAGCTGCTAGCCAAACACATCCCTGAAGTGGCCACAGAGCTGG GTGGAAAGGACAGCAAGTACGATTGTAGTGCCACACTTGAAAGGTTGCAGATGACACCAGCTGAGCTCCAGGGCTGTGCAGATCAAGTGAAAGAAG AGTGGGAAGCATGGGATCGATGGAAGCCAGAGGGAGGTTGTCTTTGCCCCACTGGGGCAAATGGCCTGACGGGAGATGAGGTGATTGCACCCTTGCCCCTGACTATAACCTACACAACAGAGGCAGAGCTCAGAGAGCTAGAGAATCTGAGAATGCGAGTGGCACTGCTGCTACAAGAGATTTACCTTGAGCAG GCCTTATTGGACACTCTGTCCCCTCTGCTCTCGTGTGTGTTACCTGGGCCTGGATGTCCTGAACCCAGTGTCCTGAGAGATGTGTACTCCCTGTTGGGTGAAGGAGGTGAATGTTTCCCTTCCACAGTCCTGGACTCTGAACTTGATTGA